One genomic region from Nitrospira sp. encodes:
- a CDS encoding response regulator transcription factor, with the protein MSHLRILLVEDHALVRAGMKALLQKIEGTEVVADMGDGLEAVKYVQTATPDLVLMDIAMPGLNGLDTTARIVKEAPTTRVILLSMHANEEYLRQALQVGASGYLLKGAELAELELALKTVARGEKYLTPAVAKYAIEAYREKSEGPIGPLAKLSMRQREILQLIAEGQTTKDIAQRLNLSVKTVETHRSQLMERLDIHDVPGLVRFAMRVGLIQPDS; encoded by the coding sequence ATGAGCCACCTCCGGATTCTTCTTGTAGAAGATCATGCATTGGTCAGGGCCGGCATGAAGGCTCTCCTGCAAAAGATCGAGGGTACCGAGGTTGTCGCGGACATGGGCGATGGGCTGGAGGCCGTCAAGTATGTGCAAACGGCCACTCCGGATCTTGTTCTGATGGATATTGCGATGCCCGGATTGAACGGCCTCGATACCACTGCCCGGATCGTCAAAGAAGCGCCGACCACGCGTGTGATTCTGCTGTCGATGCATGCCAATGAAGAATACCTCAGGCAAGCTTTGCAGGTGGGTGCTTCTGGCTATCTGTTGAAAGGCGCAGAATTGGCTGAACTTGAGTTGGCCCTCAAGACGGTCGCCAGGGGTGAGAAGTACCTGACCCCGGCCGTGGCGAAATACGCCATCGAGGCCTACCGAGAAAAGTCTGAAGGTCCGATCGGTCCGCTGGCGAAACTGAGCATGCGCCAGCGCGAAATCCTCCAGCTCATCGCGGAAGGGCAAACCACAAAAGACATCGCCCAACGCTTGAACTTGAGCGTGAAAACCGTGGAAACCCACCGAAGCCAATTGATGGAGCGGCTCGATATTCACGATGTGCCCGGGCTCGTCCGCTTCGCGATGCGTGTCGGATTGATTCAGCCCGATTCCTAG
- the urtB gene encoding urea ABC transporter permease subunit UrtB, translating to MSLAGIPRNLPLLVLFLLSPIGLGLQSTLAAGETDLAASTVVSSPDSIEQALLDVKSEDAAVRSKAVAVLIEKGDASLVPKLDEIRAEADRAVRIAIKPVIDLLKNHANLTSEQPDTRRSAAADLVGTGRPEAITWLEEAAAKETVWWVKYTMEEAAQLIQLRSQDSAVRLGAVKKLGEHRSQNSLSSLQEFVEAGRQSGATDEQRTLAAAAETAIGQINSWGWWANAIETLFRGISLSSILLIMSLGLAIVFGLMGVINMAHGELMMIGAYATFITQQAFIGWFSPDVFDWYFPVALPVAFLSAALFGWVLEATVIRFLYGRLLETLLATWGVSLILMQAARVYFGDLTAVIAPQALRGGAQVMVGVYLPYNRIFIIILSIMCVLGIYFLLFRSNLGIRVRAVTQNRNMSACLGIPTRKVDSYTFAFASGLAGIAGWALTMVGNVDPGLGQNYIVDAFMVVVTGGVGKLAGTIWASLGIGGLNKLIEPVSGAVYGKVFILVGVILFLQWRPQGLFAAKGRSADA from the coding sequence ATGAGCCTGGCCGGCATCCCGAGAAATCTACCTCTACTGGTTTTATTCCTTCTCTCACCGATCGGGCTTGGTCTCCAGTCGACGTTGGCTGCCGGCGAAACAGACCTTGCAGCTTCAACTGTAGTCTCCTCCCCCGACTCAATCGAACAGGCGCTCCTCGACGTGAAAAGTGAAGATGCGGCGGTCCGCAGCAAGGCGGTCGCGGTCCTGATTGAAAAGGGCGATGCGAGCCTCGTCCCCAAACTTGATGAGATCCGAGCGGAAGCCGACCGGGCGGTCAGGATCGCTATCAAACCGGTGATCGATCTGCTGAAGAACCATGCAAATCTGACCAGTGAACAACCGGATACCAGACGCTCGGCCGCCGCCGATCTGGTAGGGACGGGACGACCGGAGGCCATCACCTGGCTGGAGGAGGCTGCCGCAAAGGAAACAGTCTGGTGGGTGAAGTATACGATGGAAGAGGCCGCGCAGTTGATCCAACTCCGTTCGCAAGATTCCGCCGTTCGTTTGGGGGCAGTCAAGAAGCTGGGTGAGCACCGCAGTCAGAACAGCCTGTCGTCGCTCCAGGAATTTGTCGAAGCGGGCAGGCAAAGTGGGGCGACCGATGAACAACGGACCTTAGCGGCGGCAGCCGAAACCGCGATTGGACAGATTAACTCATGGGGTTGGTGGGCCAACGCTATCGAGACGTTGTTCCGGGGCATCAGCCTCAGTTCGATTCTCTTGATCATGTCCCTGGGTTTGGCCATCGTCTTCGGCTTGATGGGTGTGATCAATATGGCCCACGGCGAGCTGATGATGATCGGGGCGTATGCCACATTCATCACGCAACAGGCTTTCATCGGCTGGTTTTCTCCCGATGTGTTCGATTGGTATTTCCCGGTGGCCTTGCCTGTCGCCTTTCTGTCGGCCGCCTTGTTCGGATGGGTGCTCGAAGCCACCGTGATCCGCTTTCTCTATGGGCGCCTGCTTGAGACACTGTTGGCAACGTGGGGCGTCAGCTTGATCTTGATGCAGGCGGCGCGGGTGTACTTCGGAGATTTGACCGCGGTGATCGCCCCGCAGGCCCTGCGCGGGGGCGCCCAAGTGATGGTGGGGGTCTATCTGCCCTACAATCGAATCTTCATCATCATACTCTCGATCATGTGTGTCCTCGGGATTTACTTCTTGCTCTTCCGATCGAATCTGGGGATTCGGGTACGAGCGGTCACCCAGAATCGCAATATGAGCGCCTGTCTCGGCATCCCGACCAGAAAAGTGGATTCGTATACCTTCGCCTTCGCCTCCGGGCTGGCCGGTATCGCGGGCTGGGCTCTTACGATGGTCGGCAATGTCGATCCAGGGCTTGGGCAGAACTACATCGTCGATGCCTTTATGGTGGTCGTGACCGGAGGGGTCGGCAAGCTCGCCGGGACCATCTGGGCTTCCTTAGGCATCGGAGGGCTGAACAAGCTGATCGAGCCGGTCAGTGGCGCGGTCTACGGCAAAGTCTTTATACTGGTCGGGGTGATTTTATTCCTCCAGTGGCGGCCGCAGGGCCTGTTTGCGGCCAAAGGACGGAGTGCCGATGCCTGA
- the urtC gene encoding urea ABC transporter permease subunit UrtC, with protein sequence MPEPVGTRQGSRETMVFYAVGVLFLIVVPLLNLVPAEDSWLHISDFRLNQFGKFLAFAILALGLDLIWGYCGVLSMGQGVFFGLGAYCMGMYLALQIGKESVYGSELPDFMVWTQVKELPLFWYPFKSFWGGFLGAILVPVLFATIFGFLAFRSRIKGVYFAIITQALAFAAWLVFNRNETRLGGTNGLTDFKQLLGFRLSDPSTQRGLYILTVLALAASYLLCRWIVASRAGNVLIAIRDSESRVTFSGYTPWVYKLFVFVVAAGLAGLAGMLYVPQVGIITPAQIGVLPSLEVVIWVAVGGRGTLIGAILGAVAVNYGRSVLTNYFPEAWPFILGGLFVIVVTMFPDGLLGMIRKLTERKETRRPLIKAEGGTTA encoded by the coding sequence ATGCCTGAACCAGTGGGCACGCGCCAAGGCAGCCGCGAGACGATGGTGTTTTACGCCGTCGGGGTTTTGTTCCTGATCGTCGTCCCCCTCCTGAACCTGGTGCCTGCTGAAGATTCCTGGTTGCACATTTCTGATTTTCGTCTCAATCAGTTCGGCAAATTTTTGGCCTTTGCCATTCTGGCCCTCGGACTGGACCTGATCTGGGGCTATTGCGGGGTCCTCAGCATGGGGCAGGGAGTCTTTTTTGGGCTCGGCGCCTATTGCATGGGCATGTATCTAGCCCTGCAGATCGGGAAGGAAAGTGTGTACGGCAGCGAACTCCCAGACTTTATGGTGTGGACCCAGGTCAAAGAACTCCCCTTGTTCTGGTACCCGTTCAAGAGTTTCTGGGGTGGGTTCTTAGGGGCCATTCTCGTTCCGGTCCTCTTCGCGACGATCTTCGGGTTTCTCGCCTTCCGTAGCAGAATCAAGGGGGTGTACTTCGCGATCATCACGCAGGCCTTGGCGTTTGCCGCCTGGCTGGTCTTCAATCGGAACGAGACAAGGCTCGGGGGGACGAATGGATTGACGGATTTTAAACAACTGCTCGGGTTCCGGCTCTCGGATCCGTCGACGCAACGGGGGCTCTACATCCTGACGGTCCTAGCCCTGGCCGCGTCCTATCTGTTGTGTCGCTGGATCGTGGCCTCGCGCGCCGGGAACGTGCTGATCGCGATCCGCGACAGCGAGTCACGGGTCACATTTTCGGGGTACACCCCTTGGGTGTACAAGCTCTTCGTGTTTGTCGTGGCGGCAGGGCTTGCGGGACTGGCGGGCATGCTCTATGTGCCGCAGGTGGGCATCATTACCCCGGCTCAGATCGGGGTCCTGCCGTCCCTTGAGGTCGTCATCTGGGTGGCGGTCGGCGGGCGCGGCACGCTGATCGGGGCAATCTTGGGTGCGGTGGCCGTTAACTATGGCCGCAGCGTGCTGACCAACTATTTTCCGGAGGCCTGGCCGTTTATCTTAGGCGGACTCTTTGTGATTGTGGTGACGATGTTCCCGGACGGACTTCTAGGGATGATTCGGAAGTTGACCGAGCGAAAGGAGACACGCCGGCCTCTGATCAAGGCAGAAGGGGGGACGACGGCGTGA
- the urtD gene encoding urea ABC transporter ATP-binding protein UrtD — translation MTDGDLILNCENVVVDYDGFKALNNCNFSVHYNELRVVIGPNGAGKTTLLDVICGKTKPASGKVMFGKGINLVGKNAEDITKLGIGRKFQAPSVYGNLSVWQNLDLSVKRSSRGVFPNLVGKSSPAERERISELLKTIGLTEHAHDRAGSLSHGQKQWLEIGMVILQDPSLLLVDEPVAGMSDKETEQTGQLLTRLSEQQAIVVIEHDMDFVRQIARIVTVLAEGTVICEGTVEKVQADDHVREIYLGRAKVTH, via the coding sequence GTGACGGACGGTGATCTGATCCTCAACTGTGAAAACGTGGTCGTCGACTACGACGGGTTCAAAGCGCTGAACAACTGCAATTTCAGCGTCCACTACAACGAGCTCCGCGTCGTAATCGGGCCGAATGGCGCCGGGAAAACCACCTTGCTCGATGTGATCTGCGGGAAGACCAAGCCGGCATCCGGTAAAGTAATGTTCGGCAAGGGCATCAATTTGGTGGGCAAGAATGCGGAAGACATCACGAAGCTCGGTATCGGGCGGAAGTTCCAAGCGCCATCGGTCTACGGCAACCTGTCAGTTTGGCAGAACTTGGATCTGTCGGTGAAGCGGTCGAGCAGGGGAGTGTTCCCCAACCTAGTTGGAAAATCGTCACCAGCGGAACGAGAGCGGATCAGTGAGCTGTTGAAGACGATAGGATTGACGGAACATGCCCACGACCGCGCCGGTTCCTTATCGCACGGTCAGAAGCAGTGGCTGGAGATCGGCATGGTGATTTTGCAGGACCCGTCGCTGCTGTTGGTCGACGAGCCGGTCGCCGGCATGAGCGACAAGGAAACGGAGCAGACCGGTCAATTGTTGACCAGGCTGTCGGAGCAGCAGGCGATCGTCGTGATCGAGCATGACATGGATTTTGTGAGGCAGATCGCCAGGATTGTCACGGTGTTGGCAGAGGGCACGGTCATCTGTGAAGGTACGGTCGAAAAAGTGCAAGCTGACGACCATGTTCGAGAAATCTACCTTGGCCGGGCCAAGGTCACGCATTAG
- the urtA gene encoding urea ABC transporter substrate-binding protein, giving the protein METKVPEGSKDVKEAEVPTGAVGSSRREFLGQSGRVTAGIGVAALLGNLGNYALSYAAGGPPIKIGVLHSLSGTMAISEVSLRDVVLMAVEEINKAGGVMGRQIEAKVVDPASNWDLFAEKAKQLLLEDKVSVVFGCWTSVSRKSVLPVFEKNNGLLFYPVQYEGEECSRNVFYTGAAVNQQAAPAVEYLMSPEGGNYKKFYLLGTDYVYPRTTNKILRAMLLAKKVPASNIEEEYTPFHHQDYQTICGKIKKFAAGGGAAVVSTINGDSNVPFYKEFGNQGLRAEDAPIMAFSVAEDELRGMDTSALVGHLAAWNYYQSVDTPQNKKFVANFKAYCKRNNLPDGENRVTDDPIEAAYFGVYVWKQAVEKAGSTEVDKVRKAVYGQKFLAPGGQIMMDEANQHTHKPVLIGEILKNGQFKTIWRSKGLVKPEPWSEYTNPEKGCDWINHQGTYQKK; this is encoded by the coding sequence ATGGAAACGAAAGTGCCCGAGGGTTCGAAGGACGTCAAAGAAGCAGAAGTTCCTACCGGAGCAGTTGGATCGTCGCGAAGAGAATTTCTGGGACAGAGCGGGCGAGTCACGGCCGGAATCGGCGTGGCCGCGCTCTTGGGGAACCTGGGCAACTATGCGCTGTCCTATGCGGCCGGCGGACCACCTATCAAAATCGGCGTGCTGCACTCACTGAGCGGCACGATGGCCATCAGCGAAGTGTCATTACGCGATGTCGTGCTGATGGCGGTCGAAGAAATCAATAAGGCGGGCGGCGTGATGGGGCGGCAGATAGAAGCCAAGGTCGTCGACCCCGCGTCGAACTGGGACCTGTTCGCCGAAAAAGCCAAGCAACTCCTCCTGGAAGATAAAGTATCGGTGGTGTTCGGCTGCTGGACATCGGTCAGCCGGAAATCAGTCTTGCCGGTCTTTGAAAAGAACAACGGGCTGCTCTTCTATCCTGTCCAATACGAGGGTGAGGAATGTTCACGCAATGTGTTCTACACCGGGGCGGCGGTTAATCAACAGGCGGCGCCCGCGGTGGAATACTTGATGAGCCCCGAAGGGGGGAACTACAAGAAGTTTTATCTCCTAGGCACCGACTACGTGTATCCTCGTACGACGAACAAGATTCTGCGTGCCATGTTGTTGGCGAAGAAAGTGCCTGCCTCCAATATTGAAGAAGAATATACTCCGTTCCATCACCAAGACTATCAAACCATCTGCGGCAAGATTAAGAAGTTTGCCGCGGGTGGCGGAGCTGCCGTCGTCAGTACTATCAATGGTGACAGCAATGTGCCGTTCTATAAGGAATTCGGTAACCAGGGACTACGTGCAGAAGATGCGCCGATCATGGCCTTCAGCGTCGCCGAAGACGAACTGCGCGGAATGGATACCAGCGCGCTTGTCGGGCATTTGGCGGCGTGGAACTACTATCAAAGTGTGGATACGCCGCAAAACAAGAAGTTCGTGGCGAACTTCAAGGCCTACTGTAAGAGGAATAACCTGCCGGATGGAGAAAACCGCGTCACCGACGATCCGATCGAAGCCGCGTATTTCGGCGTCTATGTGTGGAAGCAGGCGGTCGAAAAGGCTGGTTCTACCGAGGTGGACAAAGTCCGCAAGGCTGTCTATGGGCAAAAGTTCCTGGCCCCCGGCGGCCAGATCATGATGGATGAAGCCAACCAGCACACGCATAAACCGGTGCTGATCGGCGAAATCCTGAAGAACGGTCAATTCAAGACCATTTGGCGTTCCAAAGGATTGGTGAAGCCGGAACCGTGGAGTGAGTATACAAATCCTGAAAAGGGCTGCGATTGGATTAATCATCAAGGAACCTATCAGAAGAAATAA
- a CDS encoding PAS domain S-box protein gives MNSNYVRALIPLILTATFLLDVFMPWGYAVWVVGDVFGVLLTLGIEWPMAPYVVAATGTVLAYMGHTLSPPVIAVDIAGFNRVVGIALLWITAWLVARARRAKLDDATRRLGAIVESSSDAILSVTPDGFVTTWNGGAERIFGYTANEMIGRSILTIIPAHLHRDRARLLATVRGAHDIQSYDAVRLTKDGRCIDVSVTLSPLKDSVGQFVGVSKVIRDISDRKRGEGLLRQAHEALEMRVQERTAELSAANHSLRILSSRLMQVQEEERSRLARDLHDEVGQLLTALKIDLQDIRHGEAEKARFGSLTDSLELVDRLLTQVRTLALDLRPSLLDDLGLVSALRWYANRQAARNGWTLSLLVEGMGGRVPVPIEVTCFRVAQEALTNVAKYARAKMIDLALRRQDGEVMLIIQDDGVGFDVPSARRRAQGGESVGLLGMEERVRLAGGSLVISSAPGDGTRLELCFPLTEQEQAKPHVAVEVISS, from the coding sequence ATGAACAGTAACTATGTCCGAGCACTGATTCCGCTGATTCTGACTGCGACTTTCCTTCTCGACGTGTTCATGCCGTGGGGTTATGCAGTCTGGGTCGTTGGAGATGTCTTCGGCGTATTATTGACCCTCGGGATTGAGTGGCCGATGGCTCCATATGTTGTTGCGGCCACCGGGACTGTCCTCGCGTACATGGGGCACACACTCTCTCCTCCAGTCATCGCGGTAGACATTGCCGGCTTCAATCGCGTCGTGGGCATAGCCCTTCTGTGGATTACGGCCTGGCTCGTGGCGCGAGCGAGAAGGGCGAAACTCGACGATGCTACCAGACGACTGGGGGCTATCGTGGAGAGTAGCAGCGATGCCATTCTGAGCGTGACGCCTGACGGTTTCGTAACCACGTGGAATGGAGGCGCAGAGCGTATCTTCGGGTATACCGCTAACGAGATGATCGGCCGTTCGATCCTCACGATTATTCCAGCCCATCTCCATCGGGACAGAGCCCGGCTGCTGGCCACGGTGCGCGGAGCCCATGACATTCAAAGCTATGATGCAGTACGGTTGACCAAGGACGGCCGATGCATCGATGTGTCGGTCACATTATCGCCGCTCAAGGATTCCGTCGGTCAGTTCGTGGGGGTCTCGAAAGTCATCCGGGATATCAGCGACCGGAAGAGAGGGGAGGGCCTTCTGAGACAAGCGCACGAAGCATTAGAAATGAGGGTTCAGGAGAGAACCGCCGAATTGAGCGCCGCCAACCATTCCCTACGGATACTTTCTAGCCGACTGATGCAAGTGCAGGAAGAGGAGAGAAGTCGTCTGGCGCGCGATCTGCACGACGAAGTCGGACAGTTGCTGACGGCACTGAAGATCGACCTGCAAGACATCCGGCATGGTGAGGCCGAGAAGGCCCGTTTCGGTTCTCTCACGGATAGCCTAGAGCTGGTGGACCGCCTGCTGACTCAAGTGCGGACTCTGGCGCTGGATCTCCGACCGTCACTGCTTGACGATCTGGGTCTGGTGTCAGCGCTGCGCTGGTATGCGAACCGGCAGGCGGCGCGTAATGGATGGACCCTTTCGCTCTTGGTCGAGGGAATGGGCGGGCGAGTCCCGGTCCCCATTGAGGTCACCTGCTTTCGGGTTGCCCAGGAGGCGCTGACCAACGTCGCAAAATACGCAAGGGCCAAGATGATCGATCTTGCGTTGCGTCGGCAAGATGGGGAAGTCATGCTCATCATTCAAGACGACGGTGTGGGATTCGACGTGCCGTCAGCCAGACGGCGGGCACAGGGCGGAGAAAGCGTCGGGCTGCTCGGTATGGAAGAGCGTGTGCGGTTAGCCGGCGGCAGCTTGGTCATCTCATCAGCCCCGGGGGATGGGACCAGGCTCGAACTGTGCTTCCCGCTCACAGAGCAGGAACAGGCCAAGCCACATGTAGCGGTTGAGGTCATATCGTCATGA
- a CDS encoding urease subunit gamma encodes MHLSPREQDKLMIYVAAQLAADRKKRGLKLNHPEAVAYMTAAVLEGIRDGKSVAELMTYGTQILSRKDVMPGVPEMIPNFQIEGTFPDGTKLVTVHNPIP; translated from the coding sequence ATGCATCTAAGCCCAAGAGAACAGGACAAGCTGATGATTTATGTGGCGGCGCAGCTTGCGGCTGATCGCAAGAAGCGAGGTCTCAAGCTCAACCACCCGGAAGCGGTTGCGTACATGACTGCGGCAGTGTTGGAGGGGATTCGAGACGGAAAATCTGTGGCAGAGCTCATGACCTATGGGACACAGATACTGTCTCGTAAGGATGTGATGCCTGGCGTGCCGGAGATGATTCCTAATTTTCAGATCGAAGGGACTTTTCCTGATGGGACTAAGCTCGTGACCGTTCACAACCCGATTCCATAG
- a CDS encoding urease subunit beta, protein MKKHDAPQRSKEALSAAVKAELSAPIVPGEIMTVAGDIEILRGRETKDMTVKNLGDRPIQVGSHCHFFETNRALKFDREQAFGFRLCIPAGTAVRFEPGEEKKVTLVALAGNRLAQGVNGLTEGLLDDPKVKAKAVGLAAERGFGKGGAR, encoded by the coding sequence ATGAAAAAACATGACGCGCCGCAGAGATCGAAAGAAGCCTTATCGGCCGCGGTGAAAGCCGAGCTGTCTGCCCCGATCGTACCCGGCGAGATTATGACGGTGGCTGGTGATATCGAGATCTTAAGAGGACGAGAGACAAAAGACATGACGGTCAAGAACCTGGGTGATCGACCAATTCAAGTCGGATCTCACTGTCACTTCTTCGAAACCAATCGTGCGCTCAAGTTTGATCGTGAGCAGGCCTTCGGGTTCCGACTCTGCATTCCTGCCGGTACGGCGGTCCGGTTTGAACCGGGTGAGGAAAAAAAGGTGACGCTCGTGGCCCTTGCAGGCAACCGGCTTGCCCAAGGTGTGAACGGATTGACTGAGGGATTGTTGGATGATCCGAAGGTCAAGGCCAAGGCTGTCGGTCTCGCTGCTGAACGTGGGTTTGGGAAAGGAGGCGCACGGTGA
- the urtE gene encoding urea ABC transporter ATP-binding subunit UrtE, with product MAQETTSLTLALDNVNAYYGESHILRSVSFTIEPGEVVCLMGRNGVGKTTTLKTLTGLLPIRGGKITFDGVDITHDRTDLRARKGLAYVPQGREIIPHLTVHQNLLLGYWNRPAISGDVSEKEAFDEVYHLFPKLTQILHRPGGVLSGGEQQQLAIGRAILSSPKLLLLDEPTEGIQPSIVDQIEDVIIGFKHSRRFAILLVEQGLHFAARLAEKYVVMARGAVMAQGKSTELNADMVRQHLTV from the coding sequence ATGGCACAAGAAACAACAAGTTTGACGCTGGCGCTTGACAACGTCAACGCGTACTACGGTGAGAGTCATATTCTTCGGAGCGTTTCGTTTACGATCGAACCGGGAGAGGTGGTGTGTCTGATGGGCCGAAACGGGGTCGGCAAGACGACCACGTTGAAAACACTGACGGGGTTGCTCCCGATACGTGGGGGAAAGATCACGTTCGACGGAGTAGATATCACTCATGACCGCACGGATCTTCGAGCGAGGAAGGGGCTGGCGTACGTGCCGCAAGGCCGAGAGATCATTCCACATTTGACGGTGCATCAGAATCTGCTCCTCGGCTACTGGAATCGGCCAGCTATCAGCGGCGATGTTTCTGAGAAAGAAGCATTCGATGAGGTCTATCATCTCTTTCCCAAGTTGACCCAGATTCTTCACCGGCCAGGCGGGGTGTTGAGTGGCGGCGAACAACAGCAGCTGGCGATCGGAAGGGCGATCTTGTCCAGTCCCAAGCTTCTTCTTTTGGACGAGCCGACGGAAGGGATTCAACCGTCAATTGTCGATCAGATCGAGGACGTCATCATCGGCTTTAAGCATTCACGCCGCTTCGCGATTCTATTGGTAGAACAGGGACTCCACTTTGCCGCCCGACTTGCTGAGAAGTATGTGGTGATGGCCAGGGGAGCAGTGATGGCGCAAGGCAAGAGCACGGAGTTGAATGCCGACATGGTGCGACAACATTTGACTGTATAA
- the istB gene encoding IS21-like element helper ATPase IstB, with the protein MNAAPLDRLREQLTPLRLLQSRERLDALLQEAATKELSYADFLDQVLGEEVAAKAEKNITMRTSLARVPFVKSLEAFDFAYQPSLDKKQLQQVATCHCIEHGENVVILGPPGVGKSHLAIGVGLKAIAQGYRVLFTTAAAMIALLTRAQLENRLEDKLKFYTIPRLLIIDAIGYWPMDRTGANVFFQLISRRYEKGPMILTSHQNFGAWGEVFGDRVLATAILDRVLHHAITINIRGHSYRLKDKLKAGLVRMEEASTTT; encoded by the coding sequence ATGAACGCCGCGCCACTGGACCGGCTCCGTGAACAGCTGACGCCGCTGCGGCTCTTGCAGAGCCGCGAACGGCTCGACGCCCTCTTACAGGAGGCGGCGACGAAGGAGCTCTCGTATGCCGACTTCCTGGATCAGGTCCTGGGCGAAGAAGTCGCCGCAAAAGCGGAGAAGAACATCACGATGCGGACCAGTCTCGCCCGCGTTCCGTTCGTGAAGAGCCTGGAGGCCTTCGATTTCGCCTATCAACCCTCGCTGGATAAGAAGCAGCTCCAGCAGGTGGCGACGTGTCACTGCATTGAGCACGGCGAGAATGTCGTGATCCTCGGGCCACCCGGCGTGGGCAAAAGCCATCTGGCGATTGGGGTCGGGCTCAAAGCCATTGCGCAGGGCTATCGCGTGTTATTTACGACGGCGGCCGCGATGATTGCCCTGCTGACTCGCGCGCAGCTAGAGAATCGGCTGGAGGACAAGCTGAAGTTCTACACCATTCCGCGCCTCCTGATCATCGATGCGATTGGCTATTGGCCGATGGACCGCACGGGGGCGAACGTGTTTTTCCAACTCATCTCACGCCGCTACGAGAAGGGGCCGATGATTCTGACCAGTCATCAGAATTTCGGCGCCTGGGGGGAGGTGTTTGGCGACCGCGTGCTCGCGACGGCGATCCTGGATCGGGTCCTGCACCACGCCATCACCATCAATATCCGCGGACATTCGTACCGACTCAAGGACAAACTCAAAGCCGGACTCGTGCGAATGGAGGAGGCTTCAACGACGACGTAA
- the istA gene encoding IS21 family transposase: MELDETNETTIMRPQVDPAGEACMVDEARWAEIRRLFDEARVSISEIGRRVDLDRKTVRRSLRQPTWQPYQRAVVAAILLTAHADCVRARAPQVGYSARILYQALRAHHGSPGSYETVKRFVAPLREVQLQADRALLRFETPPGQQSQIDWGQATVPFRAGPVVIHVFVLTLGFSRRGVYHACADERLAQFLEAHERAFAHFGGHTREHLYDRPRTVCYADETGRRIWNPTFNAFADDWGFEPRVCRPYRAQTKGQVESGVKYLKRNFLPGRTFIDVVDFQTQLDEWTATSADQRLHGTTHEQPIVRFEREREQLVPLAGQQSFQQEARVSRIVADDYLVSLDTNRYSVPFRFIGQRVEVQRRGERVPIFSRDREVATHPVLSGHHQFGILPEHGPGAIARLPRQRRSTIHEPGPRAGSLPEVESRDLACYEALCGSAAAHEVQP, translated from the coding sequence ATGGAGCTTGACGAGACCAACGAGACAACGATCATGCGGCCCCAGGTGGATCCCGCTGGGGAGGCATGCATGGTGGATGAGGCACGGTGGGCAGAGATCCGACGGTTGTTTGACGAAGCACGAGTCTCTATTTCGGAGATCGGGCGGCGCGTGGACTTGGATCGCAAGACGGTCCGCCGCAGTCTGCGGCAGCCGACATGGCAGCCCTACCAGCGGGCCGTGGTGGCAGCGATCTTGCTGACGGCTCATGCCGACTGTGTGCGGGCCCGGGCGCCGCAGGTCGGGTACTCGGCGCGGATTCTCTATCAGGCACTGCGGGCGCATCACGGCTCCCCTGGCAGTTATGAGACGGTGAAGCGGTTCGTCGCGCCGCTGCGCGAAGTCCAGCTGCAAGCGGACCGGGCGTTGCTCCGGTTTGAGACGCCGCCCGGCCAGCAGAGTCAGATTGATTGGGGCCAAGCCACCGTGCCCTTTCGTGCGGGCCCCGTCGTGATCCACGTGTTCGTGCTCACATTGGGCTTCAGCCGCCGTGGGGTCTATCACGCCTGTGCCGATGAGCGACTGGCGCAATTTCTGGAAGCCCATGAACGGGCCTTTGCGCATTTCGGCGGCCACACGCGGGAACATCTGTATGACCGGCCGCGGACCGTGTGCTACGCGGATGAGACGGGACGACGGATCTGGAACCCCACATTCAACGCCTTTGCCGACGACTGGGGCTTCGAACCCCGTGTGTGTCGGCCCTATCGGGCACAGACGAAGGGCCAGGTCGAATCGGGCGTGAAGTATCTGAAGCGGAATTTCCTACCGGGACGGACGTTCATCGATGTGGTGGACTTCCAGACCCAACTCGATGAATGGACCGCGACGAGCGCCGATCAGCGCCTGCATGGCACGACGCATGAGCAACCGATCGTGCGGTTCGAACGAGAACGCGAGCAGCTCGTCCCCCTGGCGGGTCAGCAGAGTTTTCAGCAGGAAGCCCGTGTCTCCCGGATCGTGGCCGACGACTATCTGGTGAGTCTGGACACGAACCGCTATTCCGTCCCGTTCCGCTTCATCGGGCAGCGGGTGGAGGTGCAGCGACGGGGCGAGCGGGTGCCTATCTTCTCTCGCGATCGCGAGGTGGCGACGCATCCCGTACTCTCAGGCCACCACCAATTTGGCATCCTGCCGGAGCATGGCCCCGGCGCCATCGCGCGGCTCCCGCGCCAGCGGCGCTCGACCATACACGAGCCGGGCCCACGTGCTGGGTCGCTGCCCGAGGTCGAGAGCCGGGATCTGGCCTGCTACGAGGCGCTGTGTGGGAGCGCCGCGGCGCACGAGGTGCAGCCATGA